One genomic segment of Fusobacterium nucleatum includes these proteins:
- a CDS encoding TrkH family potassium uptake protein, whose translation MRKLNLLKKWDSLSPYRKLIFGFLVAIFIGVILLKMPFSLRENQNITVLDSLFTIVSAICVTGLSVVDISQVFTSTGQLIILFFIQLGGLGVMTVSIIVFLLVGKKMSFETRELLKEERNSNSNGGITNFIKNLLLTVSLIEILGASILAYGFSKYYPLKKSIFYGLFHSVSAFCNAGFSLFTNSLEDFRYDNLISLTVSFLIILGGIGFVTVNSLFIIKKKKLKNLSLTSKFALLITFFLLTFGTILFLVFEYNNSSTLKGMNFVDKILNSFFQSVTLRTAGFNTVPLENIKPATVFISYIFMFIGASPGSTGGGIKTTTFGILIFYAFGVLKRKEYVEVFKRRIDWELINKALAIVVISILYIAVIITILLSIENFSTDRVIYEVISAFSTTGLSMGITASLGIISKFLIIITMFIGRLGPMTVALAFTNNKKSSVKYPKEDILIG comes from the coding sequence ATGAGAAAACTAAATCTATTAAAAAAATGGGATAGTTTATCTCCTTATAGAAAATTAATTTTTGGCTTTTTAGTAGCAATTTTTATTGGAGTAATACTTTTAAAAATGCCTTTTTCATTAAGAGAAAATCAAAATATAACAGTTTTAGACTCCTTGTTCACAATAGTTTCTGCTATTTGTGTAACAGGTTTATCTGTTGTTGATATAAGCCAAGTTTTCACTTCAACAGGTCAATTAATAATTTTGTTTTTTATTCAATTAGGTGGACTTGGAGTTATGACTGTTTCAATAATAGTGTTTTTATTAGTTGGTAAAAAGATGAGTTTTGAAACTAGAGAGCTTTTAAAAGAGGAGAGAAACTCTAATAGTAATGGAGGTATTACAAACTTTATTAAAAATCTATTGTTGACAGTATCTTTAATTGAGATATTAGGAGCTTCAATTTTAGCTTACGGTTTTTCTAAATATTATCCATTAAAAAAATCAATTTTTTATGGATTATTTCATTCAGTGTCAGCATTTTGTAATGCAGGATTTTCTTTATTTACTAATAGTTTAGAAGATTTTAGATATGATAACTTAATCAGTCTAACTGTTTCATTTTTAATTATTTTAGGTGGAATAGGCTTTGTAACAGTAAATTCACTTTTTATAATTAAGAAGAAAAAGTTAAAAAATCTAAGTTTGACTTCAAAATTTGCTTTACTTATTACATTTTTTCTTTTAACCTTTGGAACAATACTGTTTTTAGTGTTTGAATACAATAATTCAAGCACCTTAAAAGGTATGAATTTTGTAGATAAAATTTTAAATTCATTTTTTCAAAGTGTAACATTGAGAACAGCAGGTTTTAATACTGTACCACTTGAAAATATAAAACCAGCAACAGTTTTCATTTCATATATTTTTATGTTTATTGGAGCATCACCAGGTTCAACAGGTGGAGGAATAAAAACAACAACCTTTGGAATTTTAATATTTTATGCATTTGGAGTTTTAAAAAGAAAAGAGTATGTTGAAGTTTTTAAAAGAAGAATAGATTGGGAATTGATAAATAAGGCTTTAGCAATAGTTGTAATATCAATACTTTATATTGCTGTTATTATAACAATTCTATTATCAATAGAGAATTTTTCAACAGATAGGGTAATATATGAAGTCATCTCAGCCTTTTCAACAACAGGTTTGAGTATGGGAATAACAGCAAGTTTAGGGATAATATCAAAGTTTCTAATAATTATTACAATGTTTATAGGAAGATTAGGACCTATGACAGTTGCATTGGCTTTTACAAATAATAAAAAAAGTTCAGTAAAATATCCTAAAGAAGATATTTTAATAGGATAG
- a CDS encoding potassium channel family protein, translated as MKQYLVIGLGRFGASVAKTLYSSGEIVLGVDTNEELVQDKIDNNILKNAIIGDASDEKLLKNIGAENFDVAFICMGDIEASVMIALNLKELGIKTIIAKAINKKHGKVLTKVGATEIVYPEEHMGKRIAELTMNTDIIEHLKFTDNFVLVEVKAPSIFWNNSLIKLDVRNKYNINIVGIKKAKGEFLPNPNANVVIEEGDILVIITDKKTVESFNKLI; from the coding sequence ATGAAACAATATTTAGTTATAGGTTTAGGAAGATTTGGAGCAAGTGTTGCTAAAACTTTATATAGTTCAGGTGAAATTGTTTTAGGTGTGGATACAAATGAGGAGTTAGTACAGGATAAAATTGATAATAATATATTAAAGAATGCTATAATTGGAGATGCCAGTGATGAAAAACTTTTAAAAAATATTGGAGCAGAAAATTTTGATGTTGCCTTCATTTGCATGGGAGATATAGAAGCAAGTGTTATGATAGCACTTAACTTGAAAGAATTAGGAATAAAAACAATTATAGCAAAAGCTATAAATAAAAAGCATGGAAAAGTTCTAACAAAAGTTGGTGCAACAGAGATAGTTTATCCAGAAGAACATATGGGAAAAAGAATAGCAGAGCTTACAATGAATACAGATATAATAGAACATTTGAAATTTACTGATAATTTTGTTTTAGTAGAAGTAAAAGCACCAAGTATATTTTGGAATAATAGCCTTATAAAATTAGATGTTAGAAATAAATATAATATAAATATAGTTGGAATAAAAAAAGCTAAAGGAGAATTTTTACCTAATCCAAATGCAAATGTTGTAATAGAAGAAGGAGATATATTAGTGATTATAACTGATAAAAAAACAGTGGAATCATTTAATAAATTAATTTAG
- the mnmG gene encoding tRNA uridine-5-carboxymethylaminomethyl(34) synthesis enzyme MnmG: MQEFDIIVVGGGHAGCEAALASARMGMKTAIFTISLDTIGVMSCNPSLGGPAKSHLAREIDALGGEMGRNIDKTFIQIRVLNTRKGPAVRSLRAQADKMAYANEMKKTLEHTENLSVIQGMVSELIVEEENGKKIIKGIKIREGLEYRANAVIIATGTFLRGLIHIGEINFSAGRMGELSSEELPLSLEKIGLKLERFKTGTPTRIDGRTIDYSVLEEQPGDKSQVLKFSNRTKDEDALSRRQISCYIAHTNEKVHEIIRNAKERSPLFNGTIQGLGPRYCPSIEDKIFRYPDKNQHHLFLEREGYETNEIYLGGLSSSLPVDVQEEMLKNIKGFENAKIMRYAYAIEYDYVPPEEIKYTLESRTVENLFLAGQINGTSGYEEAGAQGLMAGINAVRKLRNEEPVILDRADSYIGTLIDDLVSKGTNEPYRMFTARSEYRLYLREDNADLRLTKLGYELGLVPEEEYQRVEKKRKDVKIITEILAKTNVGPSNPRVNEILLKRGENPIKDGSTLLELLRRPEVTFEDIKYISEEIKGIDLQAYDHDTTYQVEITVKYEGYINRALKMIEKHKSMENKKIPVDIDYDDLKTIPKEAKDKLKRIKPINIGQASRISGVSPADIQAILIYLKMRGN; encoded by the coding sequence ATGCAAGAGTTTGATATTATAGTTGTTGGAGGAGGGCATGCAGGTTGTGAAGCAGCCTTAGCTTCAGCAAGAATGGGAATGAAAACAGCAATTTTTACAATATCACTAGATACTATTGGAGTGATGTCTTGTAATCCCTCATTAGGTGGACCAGCAAAATCTCATTTAGCAAGAGAAATTGATGCACTTGGTGGAGAAATGGGAAGAAATATAGATAAGACTTTTATACAGATAAGAGTTTTAAATACAAGAAAAGGACCAGCAGTCAGGTCTTTGAGAGCACAAGCAGATAAAATGGCTTATGCCAATGAAATGAAAAAAACTTTGGAACATACAGAAAATTTATCTGTAATTCAAGGTATGGTAAGTGAACTTATTGTTGAAGAGGAAAATGGAAAGAAAATAATAAAAGGTATAAAAATAAGAGAAGGTTTAGAATATAGAGCCAATGCAGTTATTATAGCCACAGGGACATTTTTAAGAGGACTTATACATATAGGAGAGATAAATTTTAGTGCAGGAAGAATGGGAGAACTATCATCAGAAGAATTACCATTATCATTAGAAAAAATTGGTTTAAAGTTAGAAAGATTTAAAACAGGTACACCTACAAGAATAGATGGAAGAACAATAGATTACTCTGTTTTGGAAGAACAACCTGGAGATAAAAGTCAAGTTTTAAAATTTTCAAACAGAACAAAAGATGAAGATGCTTTAAGTAGAAGACAAATTTCTTGCTATATTGCACATACAAATGAAAAAGTACATGAAATCATAAGAAATGCTAAGGAAAGGTCTCCTTTATTTAATGGAACAATTCAAGGATTAGGGCCAAGATATTGTCCTTCAATAGAAGATAAAATTTTTAGGTATCCAGATAAAAATCAACATCATTTATTTTTGGAAAGAGAAGGTTATGAAACAAATGAAATTTATCTTGGAGGTTTATCATCTTCATTGCCAGTTGATGTTCAGGAAGAAATGTTAAAAAATATTAAAGGCTTTGAAAATGCAAAAATTATGAGATATGCTTATGCAATAGAATATGATTATGTTCCTCCAGAAGAAATAAAATATACTTTGGAAAGTAGAACAGTTGAAAATTTATTTTTAGCAGGACAAATAAATGGAACATCTGGTTATGAAGAAGCAGGGGCACAAGGGCTAATGGCAGGAATTAATGCTGTAAGAAAATTAAGAAATGAAGAGCCTGTGATACTTGATAGAGCTGATTCATATATAGGAACTTTGATAGATGATTTAGTTTCAAAAGGAACCAATGAGCCATATAGAATGTTTACTGCAAGAAGTGAATATAGACTTTATTTAAGAGAAGATAATGCAGATTTAAGACTTACTAAACTAGGTTATGAACTGGGTTTAGTTCCAGAAGAAGAATATCAAAGAGTTGAAAAGAAAAGAAAAGATGTAAAAATAATCACAGAAATTTTAGCAAAAACGAATGTTGGTCCAAGTAATCCAAGAGTAAATGAAATTCTTTTAAAAAGAGGAGAAAATCCAATAAAGGATGGAAGTACCTTGTTAGAGTTACTGAGAAGACCAGAAGTTACTTTTGAAGATATCAAGTATATCTCAGAAGAAATAAAAGGTATAGATTTACAAGCTTATGACCATGATACAACTTATCAAGTTGAAATTACTGTTAAATATGAGGGTTATATAAACAGAGCCTTGAAGATGATAGAAAAACATAAATCTATGGAAAATAAGAAAATTCCTGTTGATATAGACTATGATGATTTAAAGACTATACCTAAGGAAGCTAAGGATAAATTAAAGAGGATAAAACCAATAAATATAGGGCAGGCAAGTAGAATTTCAGGAGTATCTCCTGCTGATATCCAAGCTATATTGATTTATTTGAAAATGAGAGGAAATTAA
- the rsmG gene encoding 16S rRNA (guanine(527)-N(7))-methyltransferase RsmG: MKDYFKEGLEKIKVSYDENKIEKSLKYLEILLDYNSHTNLTAIREEKTIIEKHFLDSLLLQNLLKDGDKTLIDIGTGAGFPGMMLAIFNEDKKFTLLDSVRKKTDFLELIKNELSLNNVEVINGRAEEIIKDRREKYDVGLCRGVSNLSVILEYEIPFLKVNGRFLPQKMVGTDEVKNSSNALKVLNSKILKEYEFKLPFSNEDRLVIEILKTKKTDEKYPRKTGIPLKKPL; this comes from the coding sequence TTGAAAGATTATTTTAAAGAAGGTTTAGAAAAAATAAAGGTTTCTTATGATGAAAATAAGATAGAAAAATCTTTGAAATATTTAGAAATTTTATTAGACTATAATAGCCATACCAATTTAACAGCAATAAGAGAAGAAAAAACTATAATTGAAAAACATTTTTTAGATTCCTTATTACTTCAAAATCTATTAAAAGATGGAGATAAAACTTTAATAGATATAGGAACAGGTGCAGGTTTCCCTGGAATGATGTTAGCAATTTTTAATGAGGATAAGAAATTTACTTTGCTTGATTCTGTAAGGAAGAAAACAGATTTTTTAGAACTTATAAAAAATGAATTATCCTTAAATAATGTTGAAGTGATAAATGGAAGAGCAGAAGAAATTATAAAAGACAGAAGAGAAAAATATGATGTTGGACTTTGTAGAGGGGTTTCTAATTTGTCTGTTATTTTAGAATATGAAATACCTTTTTTAAAAGTAAATGGAAGATTTTTACCACAAAAAATGGTCGGGACTGATGAGGTTAAAAATTCATCTAATGCTTTAAAAGTTTTAAATTCTAAAATACTTAAAGAATATGAATTTAAACTACCATTTTCAAATGAAGATAGACTTGTTATTGAGATATTAAAGACAAAGAAAACAGATGAAAAATATCCAAGAAAAACTGGAATACCTTTGAAGAAACCATTGTAA
- a CDS encoding DUF1871 family protein, translated as MLKNKEKLIKQNIQEVINSWDPIGLMNICPEDEYEPEINKIVEFVICNKNINKISLSEEIRKIFNFYFTSVYNSINEVEEDVASKILEKCENML; from the coding sequence ATGTTAAAAAATAAAGAGAAATTAATAAAACAAAATATCCAAGAAGTTATAAATTCATGGGATCCTATAGGTTTAATGAATATATGTCCAGAAGATGAATATGAACCAGAAATAAATAAAATTGTGGAGTTTGTAATATGCAATAAAAATATAAATAAAATATCATTAAGTGAAGAAATAAGAAAAATATTTAATTTTTATTTTACAAGTGTTTATAATTCAATAAATGAAGTTGAAGAAGATGTAGCAAGTAAAATTCTTGAGAAATGTGAAAACATGTTGTAG
- the secA gene encoding preprotein translocase subunit SecA: MIGGLLKKIFGTKNDREIKALTKEVEKINALESEYEKLSDEDLKNKTNIFKERLKNGETLDDILVEAFATVREASKRVLGLRHYDVQLIGGMVLHQGKITEMKTGEGKTLVATCPVYLNALAGHGVHVITVNDYLAKRDRDQMSRLYGFLGLSSGVILNGLPTEQRKKSYNSDITYGTNSEFGFDYLRDNMVSSLDQKVQRELNFCIVDEVDSILIDEARTPLIISGAAEDKIKWYQISFQVVSMLNRSYETEKIKNIKEKKAMNIPDEKWGDYEVDEKSRVIVFTEKGVKRVEEILKIENLYAPEYVELTHFLNQALKAKELFKRDRDYLVRDNGEVVIIDEFTGRAMEGRRYSDGLHQAIEAKEGVKIASENQTLATITLQNYFRMYKKLSGMTGTAETEATEFMHTYGLEVVVIPTNLPVIRKDDADLVYKTKKEKINSIIDRIQGLYEKGQPVLVGTISIKSSEELSELLKKRKIPHNVLNAKYHAKEAEIVAQAGRYKAVTIATNMAGRGTDIMLGGNPEFMALAKVDSRDDENFPEVFAKYQEQCANEKEQVLALGGLFILGTERHESRRIDNQLRGRSGRQGDPGESEFYLSLEDDLMRLFGSERVMVWMDRLKLPEGEPITHRMINSAIEKAQKKIEARNFGIRKNLLEFDDVMNKQRTAIYQSRNEALAIDNLKDRILGMLQRNITEKVYEKFAPEMREDWDIDGLNEYLKDFYVYEEVDDKAYLRSTKEEYIERIYNALVEQYNNKEAELGSDLMRKLEKHILFDVVDNRWRGHLKSLDALRESIYLRAYGQRDPVTEYKLISSQIFEEMIATIQEQATSFLFKVVVNTEPVKDEENEIETDGLCPCGSGKPYEKCCGR, from the coding sequence ATGATAGGTGGTTTACTTAAAAAGATTTTTGGTACTAAAAATGACAGAGAAATAAAAGCTCTGACAAAAGAAGTTGAAAAAATCAATGCATTAGAATCTGAATATGAAAAACTTTCAGATGAAGATTTAAAAAACAAAACAAATATTTTTAAAGAAAGATTAAAAAATGGCGAAACTCTTGATGATATTTTAGTTGAAGCATTTGCAACAGTTAGAGAAGCATCAAAGAGAGTTTTAGGTTTAAGACATTATGATGTGCAATTAATTGGGGGTATGGTTTTACACCAAGGAAAAATCACAGAAATGAAAACAGGGGAAGGTAAAACTTTGGTTGCAACTTGTCCAGTTTACTTAAATGCCCTTGCAGGTCATGGTGTACATGTAATCACAGTAAATGACTATTTGGCAAAAAGAGATAGAGACCAAATGTCAAGACTATATGGGTTTTTAGGTTTAAGTTCAGGAGTTATTTTAAATGGACTTCCAACAGAGCAAAGAAAAAAATCATATAATTCAGATATAACTTATGGTACAAACTCAGAATTTGGTTTTGACTATTTAAGAGATAATATGGTATCTAGTTTAGACCAAAAAGTTCAAAGAGAACTTAATTTCTGTATAGTGGACGAAGTTGACTCAATACTTATTGATGAAGCAAGAACACCATTAATAATTTCAGGAGCAGCAGAAGATAAAATCAAATGGTATCAAATATCTTTCCAAGTTGTGTCTATGCTTAACAGAAGCTATGAAACAGAAAAAATAAAAAATATTAAAGAAAAGAAAGCTATGAATATCCCTGATGAAAAATGGGGAGATTATGAAGTTGATGAAAAATCAAGAGTTATAGTATTCACTGAAAAAGGTGTAAAGAGAGTAGAAGAAATTTTAAAAATTGAAAACCTATATGCACCTGAATATGTTGAATTGACTCACTTCTTAAATCAAGCATTAAAAGCAAAAGAACTATTTAAAAGAGATAGAGATTATCTAGTTAGAGATAATGGTGAAGTAGTAATAATAGATGAATTTACAGGAAGAGCTATGGAAGGAAGAAGATACTCAGATGGACTTCACCAAGCCATAGAAGCAAAAGAAGGAGTTAAAATTGCTAGTGAAAACCAAACTCTTGCAACTATAACTCTTCAAAATTATTTTAGAATGTATAAGAAATTATCAGGAATGACTGGTACTGCTGAAACAGAAGCAACAGAATTTATGCATACTTATGGATTAGAAGTTGTTGTTATTCCAACTAACTTACCAGTTATAAGAAAAGATGATGCTGACTTGGTTTACAAGACTAAAAAAGAAAAAATTAATTCAATTATTGATAGAATACAAGGACTATATGAAAAAGGACAACCAGTTCTAGTTGGTACAATTTCAATAAAAAGTTCAGAAGAATTATCAGAACTTTTAAAGAAAAGAAAAATTCCTCACAATGTATTGAATGCGAAATACCATGCTAAAGAAGCTGAAATAGTTGCTCAAGCAGGTAGATATAAAGCTGTTACAATAGCTACAAATATGGCAGGTAGAGGAACAGATATTATGCTTGGAGGTAATCCAGAGTTCATGGCTCTTGCAAAAGTTGATTCAAGAGATGATGAAAATTTCCCAGAAGTTTTTGCAAAATATCAAGAACAATGTGCTAATGAAAAAGAACAAGTTTTAGCCTTAGGTGGTTTATTTATACTTGGTACTGAAAGACATGAATCAAGAAGAATAGATAACCAATTAAGAGGAAGATCTGGTAGACAAGGTGACCCAGGAGAATCTGAATTCTATTTATCACTTGAAGATGATTTAATGAGACTGTTTGGTTCTGAAAGAGTAATGGTTTGGATGGATAGATTAAAACTTCCAGAAGGAGAACCTATAACTCATAGAATGATAAACTCTGCTATCGAAAAAGCTCAAAAGAAAATAGAAGCTAGAAACTTTGGAATAAGAAAAAATCTGCTTGAATTTGATGATGTTATGAATAAACAAAGAACAGCTATTTATCAAAGCAGAAATGAAGCACTTGCTATTGATAATTTAAAAGATAGAATATTAGGAATGCTTCAAAGAAATATCACAGAAAAAGTATATGAAAAATTTGCTCCTGAAATGAGAGAAGATTGGGATATTGATGGATTAAATGAATACTTAAAGGATTTCTATGTTTATGAAGAAGTAGATGATAAAGCATATTTGAGAAGTACAAAAGAAGAATATATAGAAAGAATTTATAATGCTTTAGTTGAGCAATATAATAATAAAGAAGCAGAACTTGGTTCTGATTTAATGAGAAAACTTGAAAAACATATTTTATTTGATGTTGTTGATAATAGATGGAGAGGACATTTAAAATCTCTTGATGCTCTAAGAGAAAGTATTTATTTAAGAGCTTATGGTCAAAGAGATCCAGTGACTGAATATAAATTGATTTCAAGCCAAATATTTGAAGAAATGATAGCAACAATTCAAGAACAAGCTACTTCATTCTTATTTAAAGTAGTTGTAAATACTGAGCCAGTAAAAGATGAAGAAAATGAGATTGAAACAGATGGTTTATGCCCATGTGGAAGTGGTAAACCTTATGAAAAATGTTGTGGAAGATAA
- the ligA gene encoding NAD-dependent DNA ligase LigA: MEIKKRIEELKNNQTGLTLYSSQELNDLEKIVKLREDLNKYRDSYYNDNKSLISDYEFDILLKELESLEEKYPEYKEISSPTTSVGASLKENKFKKVEHLHPMLSLANSYNIGEIVDFIERIKKKIPKEQELKYCLEVKLDGLSISLTYRQGKLVRAVTRGDGFIGEDVTENILEITSIVKTLPQAIDMEIRGEVVLPFASFEKLNNERLEKEEELFANPRNAASGTLRQLDSKIVKDRGLDAYFYFLVEADKLGLKSHSESIKFLESMGIKTTGIFELLETSKDIEKRINYWEKERENLPYETDGLVIKVDEINLWDEIGYTSKTPRWAIAYKFPAHQVSTVLNDITWQVGRTGKLTPVAELEEVELSGSKVKRASLHNISEIQRKDIRIGDRVFIEKAAEIIPQVVKAIKEERTGNEKIIEEPVCCPVCNHKLEREEGLVDIKCVNEACPAKVQGEIEYFVSRDALNIMGLGSKIVEKFIDLGYIKTVVDIFDLKNHREALENIDKMGKRSIENLLNSIEESKNRDYDKVIYSLGIPFIGKVASKILAKASKNIDKLMTMTFEELTSIEGIGEIAANEIIAFFAKEKNQKIIEDLKEKGLKFEIKESAASVQNVNPNFVGKNFLFTGTLKHFTREQIKEEIEKLGGKNLSSVSKNLDYLIVGEKAGSKLKKAEEIPTIKILTEEEFIELKDKFD, translated from the coding sequence ATGGAAATAAAAAAGAGAATTGAAGAATTAAAAAATAATCAAACAGGACTTACACTTTACTCATCACAAGAATTAAATGATTTAGAAAAAATAGTTAAATTAAGAGAGGACTTAAATAAATACAGAGATTCTTATTACAATGATAATAAAAGTCTAATTTCAGACTATGAATTTGATATTTTATTAAAAGAACTAGAAAGTTTAGAAGAAAAATATCCAGAATATAAAGAAATTTCTTCTCCAACTACATCAGTGGGAGCAAGTTTAAAAGAAAATAAATTTAAGAAGGTTGAACATCTTCACCCAATGTTAAGTTTAGCAAATAGTTATAATATCGGGGAGATTGTAGACTTTATTGAAAGAATTAAAAAGAAGATTCCAAAAGAACAAGAATTAAAATATTGTTTGGAAGTTAAACTTGATGGCTTATCTATCAGTCTAACTTACAGACAAGGAAAACTTGTTAGAGCTGTAACTCGTGGAGATGGATTTATTGGAGAAGATGTTACAGAAAATATTTTAGAAATAACAAGCATTGTAAAAACTTTACCACAAGCTATTGATATGGAAATCAGAGGAGAAGTTGTTTTACCTTTCGCTAGTTTTGAAAAATTAAATAATGAAAGACTAGAAAAAGAAGAAGAGCTTTTTGCTAATCCAAGAAATGCAGCAAGCGGAACTTTAAGACAATTAGATTCTAAAATTGTAAAAGACAGAGGTTTAGATGCCTATTTCTATTTCTTAGTTGAAGCAGATAAATTAGGTTTAAAATCTCATAGTGAAAGTATAAAATTCTTAGAATCTATGGGAATAAAAACAACAGGAATATTTGAGCTTTTAGAAACTTCAAAAGATATAGAAAAAAGAATAAATTATTGGGAAAAAGAAAGAGAAAATCTTCCTTATGAAACAGATGGTTTAGTAATAAAGGTTGATGAAATTAATCTTTGGGATGAAATTGGTTATACAAGTAAAACTCCTAGATGGGCAATAGCATATAAATTCCCAGCACATCAAGTTTCAACTGTATTAAATGATATAACTTGGCAAGTAGGTAGAACTGGAAAATTAACACCAGTTGCAGAGCTAGAAGAAGTTGAGCTATCAGGAAGCAAGGTAAAAAGAGCAAGTTTACATAATATAAGTGAAATTCAAAGAAAAGACATAAGAATAGGGGACAGAGTCTTTATAGAAAAGGCTGCTGAAATTATCCCACAAGTAGTGAAAGCTATAAAAGAAGAAAGAACAGGAAATGAAAAAATTATAGAAGAACCTGTTTGTTGTCCTGTATGTAATCATAAACTTGAAAGAGAAGAAGGTTTAGTTGATATAAAATGTGTCAATGAAGCATGTCCAGCAAAAGTTCAAGGAGAAATAGAATATTTTGTTTCAAGAGATGCTCTAAATATTATGGGATTAGGTTCAAAAATAGTTGAAAAATTTATAGATTTAGGATATATAAAGACTGTTGTAGATATTTTTGATTTAAAAAATCATAGAGAAGCCTTAGAAAATATTGATAAAATGGGCAAAAGAAGTATAGAAAACCTTTTAAATTCAATAGAAGAAAGTAAAAATAGAGATTATGATAAAGTAATTTATTCATTAGGAATTCCTTTTATAGGAAAAGTAGCATCTAAGATATTGGCAAAAGCCTCTAAAAATATTGATAAGTTAATGACTATGACTTTTGAAGAATTGACTTCAATAGAAGGAATTGGAGAAATAGCTGCTAATGAAATAATAGCTTTCTTCGCCAAGGAAAAGAATCAAAAAATTATAGAAGATTTAAAGGAAAAAGGTTTAAAATTTGAAATAAAAGAAAGTGCAGCAAGTGTACAAAATGTAAATCCTAATTTTGTAGGAAAAAATTTCCTATTTACAGGAACATTAAAGCATTTTACAAGAGAACAAATAAAAGAAGAGATTGAAAAACTAGGTGGGAAGAATTTAAGTTCAGTAAGTAAAAATTTAGACTATTTAATAGTTGGAGAAAAAGCAGGAAGTAAGTTAAAAAAGGCAGAAGAAATTCCAACTATAAAAATATTAACTGAGGAAGAGTTTATTGAGTTAAAAGATAAATTTGACTAA
- a CDS encoding YiiX/YebB-like N1pC/P60 family cysteine hydrolase yields MKNFKIILILISLLFLTACSSVKTVPKYEEKKNVTWKEVEPPVIVLNLEPGDIIVKEKTLNPIGMFGHVAVMKNDRIIVDYPKLGNKSYTIDVDYWLEKGRDILVLRYKDMNDEFKKRLVKNMEKYFGKNYKISSDRMNTDGFYCSQYVWYIYYITAQEMGFELDLDSDGGNFVLPYDFINSPYLEIVN; encoded by the coding sequence ATGAAAAATTTTAAAATAATATTAATACTAATAAGTTTACTTTTTTTAACAGCTTGTTCAAGTGTAAAAACAGTCCCTAAATATGAAGAAAAAAAGAATGTAACTTGGAAAGAAGTAGAACCACCTGTTATAGTTTTAAATCTTGAACCTGGTGATATTATAGTCAAAGAAAAAACTCTAAATCCTATTGGTATGTTTGGACATGTAGCTGTAATGAAGAATGATAGAATTATTGTTGACTATCCTAAACTTGGTAATAAATCATATACTATTGATGTTGATTATTGGCTGGAAAAGGGTAGAGACATACTTGTTCTTAGGTACAAAGATATGAATGATGAATTTAAAAAAAGATTAGTAAAAAATATGGAGAAATATTTTGGAAAAAACTATAAAATAAGTTCTGATAGAATGAATACAGATGGTTTTTACTGTTCTCAATATGTTTGGTATATCTACTATATAACTGCACAGGAAATGGGATTTGAATTAGATTTAGATTCAGATGGTGGAAATTTTGTATTACCTTATGATTTTATAAATTCCCCATATTTAGAAATAGTAAATTAG